The proteins below come from a single Mycolicibacterium sp. TY81 genomic window:
- a CDS encoding precorrin-2 C(20)-methyltransferase, translating into MTTGTLFGVGLGPGDPELVTVKAARVIGEADVVAYHSARHGHSIARRIAEPYLRAGQIEEHLVYPVTTETTSHPGGYDGAIEDFYAEAAERIATHLAAGRNVALLAEGDPLFYSSYMHMHTRLTERFHAVIVPGVTSVSAASAAISTPLVQGEQVLTILPGTLPAGELQRRLADTDAAVVMKLGRSYPAVRQALSSAGRLDEAFYVERASTEAQRVLPAADVDETTVPYFSIAILPGGQRAARTGGSVVVVGLGPGDPEWTTTQTRRELAAATDLIGYGPYLDRVPDRPGQQRHPSDNTDERARAELACRLAQQGRTVAVVSSGDPGVFAMATAVLEEAQQWPGVQVRVVPAMTAAQAVASRVGAPLGHDYVVISLSDRLKPWDIIAQRVTAAARADFVLAIYNPASKTRTWQVAAMQDLLLEYRDPNTPVIIGRDVAGPNETVRVVRLADLKPAEIDMRCLLIVGSSQTVWHSTPEGDRVFTPRYYPH; encoded by the coding sequence ATGACAACGGGAACTCTCTTCGGCGTCGGCCTCGGTCCGGGCGACCCGGAATTGGTGACGGTCAAGGCCGCGCGCGTGATCGGCGAGGCCGACGTGGTGGCGTACCACAGTGCGCGCCACGGCCACAGCATCGCGCGCCGCATCGCCGAGCCGTATCTGCGCGCCGGCCAGATCGAGGAGCACCTCGTCTACCCGGTGACGACGGAGACGACGTCGCATCCGGGCGGGTACGACGGCGCCATCGAGGACTTCTACGCCGAGGCCGCCGAGCGGATCGCCACCCACCTGGCCGCGGGCCGCAACGTGGCGCTGCTGGCCGAGGGCGACCCGCTGTTCTACAGCTCCTACATGCACATGCACACGCGGCTCACCGAGCGGTTCCACGCCGTCATCGTGCCGGGCGTGACGTCCGTCAGCGCCGCGTCGGCGGCCATCTCGACGCCGCTGGTGCAGGGCGAGCAGGTGCTCACCATCCTGCCCGGCACGCTGCCGGCCGGCGAGCTGCAACGCCGCCTCGCGGACACCGACGCCGCCGTCGTGATGAAGTTGGGCCGCTCGTACCCTGCTGTGCGGCAGGCACTTTCGTCGGCCGGACGGCTGGATGAGGCGTTCTATGTCGAGCGCGCGAGCACCGAGGCGCAGCGAGTGCTGCCGGCCGCCGACGTCGACGAGACGACGGTGCCGTACTTCTCCATCGCGATCCTTCCGGGCGGACAACGTGCGGCCCGCACTGGCGGCAGTGTTGTCGTGGTCGGCCTGGGCCCGGGCGATCCGGAGTGGACGACGACACAGACCCGCCGCGAGCTGGCGGCCGCCACCGACCTGATCGGCTACGGACCGTACCTGGACCGCGTCCCGGATCGTCCCGGCCAGCAGCGGCACCCGAGCGACAACACCGACGAACGTGCCCGCGCCGAACTGGCCTGCAGGCTGGCCCAGCAGGGCCGGACCGTCGCCGTGGTGTCCTCCGGTGACCCCGGCGTGTTCGCGATGGCGACCGCGGTGCTCGAGGAGGCCCAGCAGTGGCCGGGCGTCCAGGTCCGGGTGGTCCCGGCGATGACCGCCGCGCAGGCCGTGGCCAGCCGCGTCGGTGCCCCGCTCGGCCATGACTACGTGGTGATCTCGCTGTCCGACCGGCTCAAGCCCTGGGACATCATCGCCCAGCGCGTCACCGCGGCCGCCCGCGCCGACTTCGTGCTCGCGATCTACAACCCGGCCTCGAAGACCCGCACCTGGCAGGTGGCCGCGATGCAGGATCTGCTGCTGGAGTACCGCGACCCGAACACGCCGGTGATCATCGGTCGCGACGTGGCCGGGCCGAACGAAACCGTGCGCGTGGTGCGCCTGGCCGACCTCAAGCCGGCCGAGATCGACATGCGCTGCCTGCTGATCGTCGGCTCGTCGCAGACGGTGTGGCACAGCACCCCCGAGGGCGACCGGGTGTTCACCCCGCGGTATTACCCCCACTGA